A segment of the Candidatus Poribacteria bacterium genome:
TGCTTGAGACAACAAAACCTCAACCTAAAGAAAAAACTCTTTTTGATAACGAAGAAAGTCCCTTAGAACTCCATCAGGACTTACGCAGCTTCCTCGCTGGCGAGGTTTCAAACCTCGCCAGCGGCGTGTGGTAGTCGCTGTTCGTAAGAAAGTTGCGTAAGTCCTATCCATAATTAAAAATATGAAATTGTTGTTTATTTTTATCATCGCGCTCTCTATAGTATTCTCATCCGTTGCATACACGCTTCCACCGGATCCCGAACTCCAAAATGCTATCCAGACTGCTCGGCAATTCGCCAATCTCAAACCGAGGTATACCCCAAGCGAAATCACAGAATGTGCGACTGATAGTTTTGTCACCCTCGCCAAGAATTGGCAAAACTTGCCTTCTGTGCACCGCCAGCAGCTGAAGGGGCTTTTCCTGCGCCCCGGACTCCCCGGTAGTTTCTTCGGTGAGGTGGAGCTGCCAGCAAAATTCAACACGCCACATTTCAGATTCCATTACACGCGTATCGGTCCACATGCACCACCCCTTGAGGATTTCCACCCACGCAATGGCGTTCCCGATTATGTTGATCTCTGTGCCGATGCGATGGAACGTGCGTACCACGTCCAAATTGATCTGATGGGATTCAAGGTGCCTTATATCGATTTTTGGGCAGCACAGAACGGTGGCAATCATAAATATGATGTCTACCTCTTTACCTTTCCTGCGCTCGGTATCACGACAGCGGACTGGTTTGAGGGACGCGTCTTATCCACTGCCCTAACTGTTGCGCCCTATTTCATGATCAACTCTCGTATCTACGATTACGTTGGGAAAGCGGAGGGGATTCGCTATCTTGAAACAACCTGTACGCATGAGTTCCTGCACGGTGTCCAGTTTGGATATAATGCCTATATGCCGACATGGTTCATGGAAGCGTCCGCAACTTGGATAGAGGTGATGACGTATGATGGTGGGGTGATTGACGATGGCGATACACTTCCCGATCCCGATGAACCGAACGAAACCAATTCCTATAACTATTACATCCACCAGCTCCGTCGCTGGTTTCTCATTCCCGATATTTCCCTTGAGAGTCGCATCGGCGACCACGAATACGGTTCCGTTATCTGGACCTTATATATGGCGGAACGGTTCGGATACGATATCGTCCGGCAATTTTACAGAAACACTACCGATGGTAGTTATCGCGAGATGGGCAATTTCTACGATGTATTTACGGACAACGGCACCACGCTCGCGGAGGCATTCAAGACCTTCACGGTGTGGAATTATTTTACGCATACCCGCGCGAATACGGCAACTGGAATGTCGGGCTATAGGAATGCCCATCGCTTTCCGCCGATCGCTATTCATCCTAACGATGTCCACACGAGTTATCCAGTTCATGCCGATTTCGATTCAGAGTCGATGCCTGAGCATTTCTCGTCACGGTATATCGTCTTCCGTCCGGCAGGTATTATGCCAGAATTCGCAATTAAAATTGATGGTGCAGACCTCGCGCCGATAAATCTTGGTCGTCTTCCGCCTGAGGATCAACAGAAC
Coding sequences within it:
- a CDS encoding T9SS type A sorting domain-containing protein, with product MFIFIIALSIVFSSVAYTLPPDPELQNAIQTARQFANLKPRYTPSEITECATDSFVTLAKNWQNLPSVHRQQLKGLFLRPGLPGSFFGEVELPAKFNTPHFRFHYTRIGPHAPPLEDFHPRNGVPDYVDLCADAMERAYHVQIDLMGFKVPYIDFWAAQNGGNHKYDVYLFTFPALGITTADWFEGRVLSTALTVAPYFMINSRIYDYVGKAEGIRYLETTCTHEFLHGVQFGYNAYMPTWFMEASATWIEVMTYDGGVIDDGDTLPDPDEPNETNSYNYYIHQLRRWFLIPDISLESRIGDHEYGSVIWTLYMAERFGYDIVRQFYRNTTDGSYREMGNFYDVFTDNGTTLAEAFKTFTVWNYFTHTRANTATGMSGYRNAHRFPPIAIHPNDVHTSYPVHADFDSESMPEHFSSRYIVFRPAGIMPEFAIKIDGADLAPINLGRLPPEDQQNIQSELQRHSGTGLRGWAAKFIVRKRNGTTDIREAFTYQRSQEAQMTFKDFGGDIQEITLILINMHPDVERVVIPGGSFGGSVSYTAGAPSAGTLSNARVSQGTNGPIVTWNVENPTGIREVVIVRKRSLLLRETDVPQPFENPDEVRAAADSDDNGIPEDDINIVGRVDVTQTRFEDPTIFDGIDVDSEFFDPNNFHYYYAVVPVDAIGLMGTPSIAPNGIIPSVDTTSAAPAFFIDTQPHGTGEWRVEVQSTRPLQAAPHLIAESPDNNDYTVVLTQETETKWLGTLRTNGFPPTGIYLYKIRGQSAAGVTGTQIWQGRTFNYIANSAHRNVMVAPNPLYAGQGKHLTFYPKGLTIEIYDALGNLIKVLNSASEWDCTNARGEMVCTGLYFFRATDENGFQSTGKFCIVK